In Desulfovibrio sp. 86, the following proteins share a genomic window:
- a CDS encoding DEAD/DEAH box helicase codes for MSRSEQSVVREMCQAFLHDSVPEYIRDAAYYILSEGEVQKINIQEGETWDVQGVIQGDDLQVYTPSLSLTITDRSTRHQCNCSDAFTGICRHVAALGLRLVEELRKEQGDAEESPPPSTDWKQSFRNFFSTDMEAEPGRHYLIFRFEPEQGRLLVSFFRGRQNKSGLSSVHNEVTLEQIINNPEWCEFSPQLPHVARQIGQHLDYYGHRVEIPQGLTSWFFWSVRKEYYLLWKDTDMPCRIESTPFALKLKPILDDSGFSFEVLLKREGRPPLPIRAGAASRAAAESRNPLNESSAPEDAPITFHGQMPLWVCYQHNFYPVQTGLYPSLVRNLIYERPVVPHEEISEFLDRVWTRLPASELYEPQQFLKQMEPVFQPATYNPKLFLDEEGSLLTLEIDNIYETRHGEFTLNGPNPDFQTGSYAYDGQTFLVRRHQDEEAQLMSDLAGMDFQARSSKLWFLEPEEAIAFLLDYYPKLVENYRVYGEKALSRYKVRTATSNITAEVVSNEKEKWFSLDITVDYEGQSLPLEKIWKAWTRGKRYVQLKDGSYTSLPEAWLEKLSHKLTALGLDPSKPPQHKFKQFEAPVLDSLLEDLPGAATDSFWNNLREKIRSFREVRPIEPPKGLNANLRAYQVQGLSYLNFLSEYGFGGILADEMGLGKTVQTLAFIQHMVQHSQGGPNLIVVPTSVLPNWEREAEKFVPSLKLLTIYGTRREGMFKHITASDLVITTYALLRRDLEEMEKYEFNTVILDEAQNIKNPNTITARAVRRINARMRLCLSGTPIENNLFELWSLFEFLMPGFLGSQHAFQRGIVKPIKDGDAETLDYLRTRVRPFILRRTKAEVAKDLPPKVESVTCCALEDAQAELYAALARKLRAQVLADVDEKGLAKSQMSILDALLKLRQICCHPRLLKLDLPGFSNNLPSGKFDAFKDMILEIVEGGHKVLVFSQFVQMLQIIKQWLEFTQVPFCYLDGASKDRFDQVDRFNNSPDIPIFLISLKAGGTGLNLTSADYVIHYDPWWNPAVESQATDRTHRIGQTRQVFSYKLICQNTVEEKILKLQEAKRGVAEAIIPGQDTWKSLTREDLEMLFDV; via the coding sequence ATGAGCCGATCAGAACAAAGCGTCGTTCGCGAAATGTGCCAAGCTTTTTTGCACGACAGCGTGCCGGAATACATACGCGACGCAGCGTACTATATACTGTCCGAAGGCGAGGTGCAAAAAATAAATATTCAGGAAGGCGAGACCTGGGACGTGCAAGGCGTCATCCAGGGCGATGACCTGCAGGTCTATACGCCCAGCCTGAGTCTGACCATCACCGATCGCAGCACGCGCCACCAGTGCAACTGCTCCGACGCCTTCACCGGTATATGCCGTCATGTGGCGGCCCTCGGCCTGCGCCTTGTGGAAGAACTGCGCAAAGAACAGGGCGACGCTGAAGAAAGCCCCCCCCCAAGCACGGACTGGAAGCAGAGCTTCCGGAACTTTTTTTCCACCGATATGGAGGCCGAGCCGGGCCGCCACTATCTCATCTTTCGCTTTGAACCGGAACAGGGCCGCCTTCTGGTGTCCTTCTTTCGCGGGCGTCAGAACAAGTCCGGCTTGTCCAGCGTGCACAATGAGGTGACGCTGGAGCAGATCATCAACAACCCGGAATGGTGCGAGTTTTCCCCGCAATTGCCCCATGTGGCCCGCCAGATCGGCCAGCACCTCGACTATTACGGTCACAGGGTTGAAATTCCGCAGGGCCTTACCTCATGGTTTTTCTGGTCGGTGCGCAAGGAATACTATCTGCTCTGGAAAGATACGGACATGCCCTGCCGTATAGAAAGCACGCCCTTTGCGCTCAAGCTCAAGCCCATTCTGGACGATTCAGGCTTCAGCTTTGAGGTGCTGCTCAAGCGCGAAGGCCGCCCCCCCCTGCCCATCCGGGCTGGCGCGGCAAGCCGCGCTGCCGCTGAAAGCCGCAACCCGCTGAACGAAAGCTCCGCCCCGGAAGACGCGCCCATCACGTTTCACGGGCAAATGCCGCTCTGGGTCTGCTACCAGCACAATTTCTACCCTGTGCAGACGGGTCTTTACCCCTCACTGGTGCGCAATCTCATCTATGAGCGCCCCGTGGTGCCGCACGAGGAAATTTCTGAATTTCTTGACCGCGTGTGGACGCGCCTTCCCGCTTCCGAGTTGTACGAGCCCCAGCAGTTCCTCAAGCAGATGGAGCCGGTGTTTCAGCCCGCCACCTATAATCCCAAGCTCTTTCTGGATGAAGAGGGCAGCCTGCTCACGCTTGAGATTGACAATATCTATGAGACCCGCCACGGCGAATTCACGCTCAACGGGCCCAACCCCGACTTCCAGACCGGCAGCTATGCCTATGACGGCCAGACCTTTCTGGTGCGCCGCCATCAGGACGAAGAAGCCCAGCTCATGTCGGATCTTGCGGGCATGGATTTTCAGGCCCGCTCCAGCAAACTGTGGTTTCTCGAACCGGAAGAAGCCATTGCCTTTCTGCTGGACTACTACCCAAAGCTGGTCGAAAACTACCGCGTTTACGGCGAAAAAGCGCTTTCGCGCTACAAGGTGCGCACGGCCACGTCCAACATTACTGCCGAGGTTGTCAGTAATGAAAAGGAAAAGTGGTTCTCGCTGGATATTACCGTTGATTACGAAGGCCAGTCCCTGCCCCTGGAAAAAATCTGGAAGGCCTGGACGCGCGGCAAGCGCTATGTGCAGTTGAAGGACGGCTCCTACACGAGCCTGCCCGAAGCGTGGCTTGAAAAGCTCTCGCACAAGCTGACCGCCCTCGGCCTTGACCCCTCCAAGCCGCCGCAGCACAAGTTCAAGCAGTTCGAAGCCCCTGTGCTGGACAGTCTGCTGGAAGATCTGCCCGGCGCTGCCACCGACTCCTTCTGGAACAACCTGCGGGAGAAGATACGCTCTTTCCGCGAGGTACGCCCCATTGAGCCGCCCAAGGGCCTCAACGCGAACCTGCGCGCCTATCAGGTGCAGGGCCTTTCGTACCTCAACTTTTTGTCGGAATACGGCTTCGGCGGCATTCTGGCTGACGAAATGGGCCTGGGCAAAACCGTGCAGACCCTGGCCTTCATCCAGCACATGGTGCAGCACAGCCAGGGCGGCCCCAACCTCATTGTGGTGCCCACCTCCGTTTTGCCCAACTGGGAACGCGAAGCGGAAAAATTCGTGCCCAGCCTCAAGCTGCTGACTATCTACGGTACGCGCCGCGAAGGTATGTTCAAGCATATCACCGCATCTGACCTCGTCATCACCACCTATGCCCTGCTGCGCCGTGACCTTGAGGAGATGGAGAAGTACGAATTCAACACCGTCATCCTTGATGAAGCACAAAACATCAAGAATCCCAATACGATAACCGCAAGAGCCGTGCGGCGCATCAACGCCCGCATGCGACTGTGCCTGTCGGGCACGCCCATTGAAAACAACCTCTTCGAGTTGTGGTCATTGTTCGAATTCCTCATGCCGGGCTTCCTCGGCTCGCAGCACGCGTTCCAGCGCGGCATCGTCAAGCCCATCAAGGACGGCGACGCGGAAACTCTGGACTACCTGCGCACCCGCGTGCGTCCGTTCATTCTGCGCCGCACCAAGGCCGAAGTGGCCAAGGATCTGCCGCCCAAGGTCGAAAGCGTCACCTGTTGCGCCCTTGAAGACGCCCAGGCGGAACTGTACGCGGCCCTCGCCCGCAAGCTGCGCGCCCAGGTACTCGCGGATGTGGACGAAAAAGGCCTGGCCAAAAGCCAGATGTCCATTCTGGACGCCCTGCTCAAGCTGCGTCAGATCTGCTGCCACCCCCGGCTGCTCAAGCTGGATTTGCCCGGTTTTTCCAACAACCTGCCGTCAGGCAAATTCGACGCCTTCAAGGACATGATTCTGGAAATTGTGGAAGGCGGGCACAAGGTGCTGGTCTTCTCGCAGTTTGTCCAGATGCTGCAAATCATCAAGCAGTGGCTTGAGTTCACGCAGGTGCCCTTCTGCTACCTCGACGGCGCGAGCAAGGACCGCTTTGACCAGGTGGACCGTTTCAACAACAGCCCCGACATCCCCATCTTTCTTATTTCGCTCAAGGCTGGCGGCACGGGCCTCAACCTTACCTCGGCGGACTACGTTATCCACTACGACCCGTGGTGGAACCCCGCTGTGGAAAGTCAGGCCACGGACCGTACCCACCGCATCGGCCAGACACGGCAGGTCTTTTCGTACAAGCTTATCTGCCAGAACACGGTGGAAGAAAAGATACTCAAGCTTCAGGAAGCAAAACGCGGCGTGGCCGAGGCCATTATTCCCGGCCAGGACACCTGGAAGTCCCTTACCCGCGAAGACCTGGAAATGCTGTTTGATGTTTAA
- a CDS encoding methionine ABC transporter permease: MSDLSTLAQLAQDFAPLWDRLQDKMPEILLATWETLQMVMLSTFFSLLIGFALAILMIVTNPIGLSPCRSVYRVADFVVNLVRSFPFIILLIAIIPFTRLVVGTSIGSAAAIVPLTIAAAPFVARLIETCFLEVDRGVIEAARSFGASNSQIIFRVLFPEALPSIVLNIAVIAITLLGYSAMAGTVGGGGLGDLAVKYGYNRFQVDIMVYSVIILCILVLLIQGICNVLYKILR; this comes from the coding sequence ATGAGTGATCTGAGTACCCTCGCGCAACTGGCGCAGGACTTCGCCCCCCTGTGGGACCGTCTTCAGGACAAAATGCCCGAAATTCTGCTGGCCACCTGGGAAACCCTCCAGATGGTCATGCTCTCCACGTTCTTTTCACTGCTCATCGGCTTTGCTCTGGCCATCCTCATGATCGTGACCAACCCCATTGGCCTGAGCCCCTGCCGCTCGGTCTACAGGGTGGCGGATTTTGTGGTGAACCTGGTGCGCTCCTTTCCCTTTATCATTCTGCTGATCGCCATCATCCCCTTTACCCGCCTTGTGGTGGGCACCTCCATCGGCAGCGCGGCGGCCATCGTACCCCTCACCATCGCGGCGGCCCCCTTTGTGGCCCGCCTCATTGAAACCTGCTTTCTTGAGGTGGACAGGGGCGTTATCGAGGCTGCCCGGTCCTTCGGGGCCAGCAACTCTCAGATCATTTTTCGCGTGCTCTTTCCCGAGGCGCTGCCTTCCATAGTGCTGAATATCGCGGTCATTGCCATTACCCTGCTTGGGTATTCCGCCATGGCCGGGACAGTAGGCGGCGGCGGTCTGGGCGACCTGGCCGTAAAATACGGCTACAACCGCTTTCAGGTTGATATAATGGTCTATTCCGTTATCATCCTGTGCATACTGGTGCTGCTTATACAGGGCATCTGCAACGTTTTGTACAAAATACTGCGATAA
- a CDS encoding methionine ABC transporter ATP-binding protein codes for MIQVSNLLKRYGSNVVLQNINMQVRQGEIFGIVGHSGAGKSTLLRCLNGLEVYDEGSVKVMDVEVASLEPRALRLLQSKMGMIFQNFNLMARKNVFDNVAFPLQLWHKSDREKRVMELLDLVGLTDKARQRVQSLSGGQKQRVGIARALALNPSILLCDEATSALDPKTTSSILDLLEDINKRLNLTIIMVTHQMEVVKRLCHSLLLLDGGKTVAMGKTEDLFLSPTKDMQAIVENEYTLIPGGTNIRLMFPRVISQQSVITQMARALGIDFSIVGGKLERYLDDVFGFLIINVQDQDIEAVLSYLEEQHLYWEILEYPVKQALDASHE; via the coding sequence ATGATCCAGGTAAGCAATCTTCTCAAGCGCTACGGCAGCAATGTTGTTTTACAGAACATCAACATGCAGGTACGCCAGGGCGAAATTTTCGGCATTGTCGGCCATTCCGGCGCAGGCAAATCCACACTGTTGCGGTGTCTCAACGGTCTTGAGGTCTATGATGAGGGCAGCGTCAAGGTTATGGACGTTGAAGTGGCCTCGCTTGAGCCCCGCGCCCTGCGCCTGCTGCAAAGCAAGATGGGCATGATCTTTCAGAATTTCAACCTGATGGCCCGCAAAAATGTTTTTGACAACGTAGCCTTTCCCCTCCAGCTCTGGCACAAATCCGACCGCGAGAAGCGCGTTATGGAACTGCTGGATCTGGTGGGCCTCACGGACAAGGCGCGGCAAAGGGTGCAAAGCCTGAGCGGCGGCCAGAAGCAGCGCGTGGGCATTGCCCGCGCTCTGGCCCTGAACCCGAGCATTCTGCTTTGCGACGAGGCGACCTCCGCCCTTGACCCCAAGACCACCTCATCCATCCTTGACCTGCTGGAAGACATCAACAAGCGGCTTAACCTGACCATCATCATGGTCACGCACCAGATGGAAGTGGTAAAACGCCTCTGCCACAGCCTGCTCTTGCTCGACGGCGGCAAAACCGTGGCCATGGGCAAGACCGAAGATCTTTTTCTTTCTCCCACCAAGGATATGCAGGCCATTGTGGAGAATGAGTACACGCTCATTCCCGGCGGCACCAACATCAGGCTCATGTTCCCGCGCGTCATCTCGCAGCAGAGCGTCATCACGCAGATGGCAAGGGCCCTTGGCATCGATTTTTCCATTGTGGGCGGCAAGCTGGAGCGGTACCTGGACGATGTCTTCGGCTTTCTTATCATCAATGTGCAGGACCAGGACATTGAAGCCGTACTGAGCTACCTTGAAGAACAGCATCTCTATTGGGAAATACTGGAATATCCCGTAAAGCAAGCCTTGGATGCGAGCCATGAGTGA